From the genome of Verrucomicrobiia bacterium, one region includes:
- a CDS encoding LysR family transcriptional regulator encodes MRIDTLKTFCDVVRLHSFSRAADANDVMQATASLSIQRLEKHLGVTLIDRSRRPWVLTQEGRLFYDGCRKLLDAYFALEREVSSKPLSAESVVRVAAIYSVNLVDMSRCVRRFSELQPQARIELEYLHPSRVCERVLNDEVDLGIVSFPRGYRGLSIIPWRNEPMVVACPPQHRLAREKRLSVNHLAGEAFVGFDANLLVRKKIDSFLRLHDVAVKVVLTFDNVEAVKRAVEAGSGVAILPRPTLEFEVRANTLVAVPFTDHNFVRPLGIVHRRGRQLHPHATAFVELLQAGAGRVKR; translated from the coding sequence ATGCGAATTGACACCCTCAAAACCTTTTGCGACGTGGTGCGCCTCCACAGTTTCTCTCGTGCCGCCGACGCCAATGACGTCATGCAGGCCACGGCCAGCCTGAGCATCCAACGGCTGGAAAAGCATCTCGGGGTAACGCTCATTGATCGTTCACGGCGCCCGTGGGTGCTGACGCAGGAAGGCCGCCTGTTTTACGACGGGTGCCGAAAATTATTGGACGCTTACTTCGCACTGGAACGCGAAGTCAGCAGCAAACCCTTGAGCGCCGAATCGGTGGTGCGCGTGGCGGCGATTTATTCAGTGAATCTGGTGGACATGAGTCGTTGTGTGCGGCGGTTCAGCGAATTGCAACCGCAGGCGCGAATCGAGTTGGAATACCTGCATCCCAGTCGCGTTTGTGAACGCGTGCTCAACGATGAAGTGGACCTCGGAATTGTTTCCTTTCCACGAGGGTATCGTGGCTTGTCCATCATTCCGTGGCGCAATGAACCAATGGTGGTGGCCTGCCCGCCGCAACATCGCCTGGCTCGGGAAAAGCGGCTTTCAGTCAACCATCTGGCCGGTGAAGCTTTCGTAGGATTCGATGCCAATTTGCTGGTCCGAAAAAAGATTGATAGTTTTTTGCGGTTGCACGATGTCGCCGTGAAGGTGGTGTTGACCTTCGACAATGTTGAAGCGGTCAAGCGCGCGGTCGAGGCCGGCTCCGGGGTGGCCATTCTGCCGCGACCGACGCTGGAATTTGAGGTGCGCGCGAACACCCTCGTCGCCGTGCCTTTTACCGATCACAATTTCGTGCGGCCGCTGGGCATAGTCCATCGGCGCGGGCGCCAACTCCATCCGCATGCGACGGCCTTTGTCGAGCTGTTGCAAGCTGGCGCGGGCCGCGTGAAACGCTGA